The Nostoc cf. commune SO-36 genomic sequence ACGGCAATAACTCTAGGCAAGGCTGGGTAGTTTGGGAAGAAAACGGTCGCTATCCTGATGTAATCGTGGAATTAATGTCACCATCCACGGCAGCAATAGACAATGGTATTAAGAAAAATCTTTACGAACAAACTTTCCGTACCTCAGATTATTTCGTCTATGACCCCTTTGACCCTAATTCTTTGCAGGGATGGCATTTAGATGATAATCAGCAGTATCAGCCTTTAACACCAAATGAGCGCGGGTGGTTATGGTGTAAGCGTTTAGGTTTTTGGTTGGGGATGAGTGAGGGAACAATAGATAGAGAAACGGCGATATGGTTGCGCTTTTATGATGTGGCTGGCAATTTGGTTTTGTTACCAGAAGAAGCTGCTGTCGCGCAGGCAGAAATTGCAGTTGCACAAGCACAAGCCGCACTTGCAGAAGCAGAAGCGGCTGCTGTACGAGAGGAAGCGGCGGCTGCACAGGTGGCTCGTTTAGCGGCTAGATTAAGAGAACTGGGGGAAAATCCAGATATGTTGTGAATTTTGGCTTTTTTGATTTGTTTGGACTACAGTTTTGATTTGTAGGATTAATAGATGAAAAGACAAGTTATTATCTATCCAGGAGAAGATGGTTATTGGGTGGCTGAATGTCCCAGCTTACCTGCTTGTTTCAGCCAAGGAAAAACGAAAACAGAAGCTATTGGCAATATCAAGGAAGCTATTGAATTATATATTGAAGTATTAAAAGAAGAAGGTCGTCCTATTCCAGAAGATAACTTGGAAACAGTTTTAGTCAATGTATAAGCAAGTTGCCAATAATTTCTGGTCAAGGATGTATTAAAGCTTTGGGGAAGGCTGGTTTTGATCTTTTACGACAACGTGGAAGCCACATTATTTTACGTCGAGATGAACCATTTGCTGAAGTGGTAGTTCCAAATCATCAAGAATTAGACAAAGGAACTTTACGGGCAATTATTTAGACAGGTTGGGTCAA encodes the following:
- a CDS encoding Uma2 family endonuclease yields the protein MTTETNPAAIVDWEPPMPPTDLIFDDGEPLESNRHRIAMNVLIRSLHQAWGDRNDFFAGGNMFIYYSSTQVRNRDFRGPDFFTVLNVDGNNSRQGWVVWEENGRYPDVIVELMSPSTAAIDNGIKKNLYEQTFRTSDYFVYDPFDPNSLQGWHLDDNQQYQPLTPNERGWLWCKRLGFWLGMSEGTIDRETAIWLRFYDVAGNLVLLPEEAAVAQAEIAVAQAQAALAEAEAAAVREEAAAAQVARLAARLRELGENPDML
- a CDS encoding type II toxin-antitoxin system HicB family antitoxin, whose amino-acid sequence is MKRQVIIYPGEDGYWVAECPSLPACFSQGKTKTEAIGNIKEAIELYIEVLKEEGRPIPEDNLETVLVNV
- a CDS encoding type II toxin-antitoxin system HicA family toxin, producing the protein MPIISGQGCIKALGKAGFDLLRQRGSHIILRRDEPFAEVVVPNHQELDKGTLRAII